The sequence GACGACCTGATCGCCAACGCCCCCGAGGGCGGTGACGAGGACGAGGAAACACCGTTCCAGGCTCCCAAGCCAGAAGCCGCCGCCCCACAACCCAAGCCGGAGGAAAAGACCGAGGAGGACACCTTCTACAAGGATCCGCTCATCCAGGCGGCGATGGCTAAATTCGAGGCGAAGATCCTCGGGAACTGAACACACCTGATCATGAACATACAGAAACTGATGAAACAGGCCCAGCAGATGCAGGCAGGGCTGGCGGCGAAACAGGAAGAACTCGCGAAACGGGAGGTCGAGGTCTCGGTCGGCGGCGACAAGGTGACAGTCCGCGCCACCTGCGCGGGCAATGTTCTCTCCATCAAGATCGATCCCGCCGTGGTCGACCCTTCGGATGTCGATTTCCTACAGGATCTCGTCCTCAAAGGCGTCCAGGAAGCCATCGCCAAGGGCAAGAACCAGGCGGAGGCCGAGATGAAGAAACTCACCGGCGGCCTCGGCATACCGGGGATGTAAGTTCCAACCTTCCACCCCCAAGGAAGACAATCCATTTCGCGAGAATTCTCGCTCATTCGCGGTTAGAAACCATGTCAACAACAAGGCGAGCAGCAGGTTGGGTGTTCGTCGGCGCATCGCTGCTGATGCATGTCCTCACCGTCTGGGCTTACGCCAGCCAGCCGGACTCCCTCGCCGCTTTCACCGTCTTCCCACTGTGGTTCTGGGGCGGCATCGGGCTTGCGCTTTCCGTCATCGCCTTCTGCTTCCTGCGCGCACCGCTCTCGCTCATCGTCACTGCCGTCTGGGCGGTCACCCTCTCCGTGGCGATGGATGAGGCGAAGGCACTCTCGAACTTCAACCACCCCAAGATCGCCGTCGAACGCTCCGTCATGCTCGACGGCCAGCGCATCATCCGCGTCGCCACGGTGAACTGCGCCAGCTTCGGTTACGGCGATCCGATGGACGACCTCAGGAAATGGGATCCGGACATCGTCCTGTTGCAGCAGGTCTTCCCCCATCGGGTGAAACAGGTCGCGGAAAACCTCTACGGCGGGCAGGCTGATTTCCGCGCCTACCAGACCAATGGCATCGTCACCCGCTTCGAGATCCGCCGGGAAGTCAGGAACCCGGCCTCGCGCAACCAGCAGGTCACCATGCGCCTTCCGGAGGGCACCGAGATCGAGGTGGTCAACATCCACCTCGCCACGGCCGCAACCGACATGCGCCTGTGGAGTTCGGATTCCCGCTCACTCCACCGGCAAAACCGCGATCTCCGCCGAAAGGAGTTGTCCGTTACACTCCAGGTGCTCGAACAGACACGCCCTTTCACTTCCACCCCGACCATCCTCGGCGGCGATTTCAACTCGGGAGCCACCGATGTCGTACACCGCCAGCTCATCCGCGATTTCGACGATGCCTTCTCGGTGGTCGGACGCGGCTGGGGCAACACCTTCCACCGCCGCTTCCCCATCCACCGCATCGACCACATCTACGCCACCCGCCAGCTCCAGCCAGTCAGCTGCGGCGTCATTGTTTCCAGGAAAACCGATCACAGGATCGTCATCGCAGACCTGCGCCTGCAGCGGTGACGTGGGGGCGATCTTCGGTCGCCCCCTGTTCCCACCCAATGAGCGGCGACCGAAGATCGCCCACACCAACCGAATGAAAATACCAACTATCCTCTTTCTCCTTCATTTCCCATGCCATGCCATCGGTCTCGCCAACGGCGTAAAGATCGGCGAGGTAACCGACACCACTGCGGTCTTATGGGCGCGCCTGACCAAGGACAAGCAAGCCGGCAACCGCGTGGATGAATGGAAAGCCGACGCGCCGAACTGGAGCGTGCCGGGATGCGGGGGACAAATACGCTTCCACTATTACAAGGACAACGACAGGGAAAACCTGTCCTCCACTGCGTGGACTTCCGTGGATGCGGAGACCGATTTCTGCCATCAGGTGAAACTCGAAGGCCTTGAACCGGATACCGCATATGCCTACGAGGCGCAGGGGCAGGTGGACGGCAGGGGCGATGCCATCAAAGGCGAATTCCGCACCGCTCCCCTCTCCTCATACGATAAACCCATCACCTTCACGGTCTCCACCTGCCAGGAATTCGAGCTCCGCGATGACATGGAAAACGGCCACAGGATCTACCGCTCCATGCTCGCCCTGAAGCCGTCGTTTTTCATCCAGACGGGCGACACCCTTTATTACGACCGCAAGCCGCCGCTCGCGAAAAACATGGAACTCGCCCGCTACCAATGGGGACGCATGTATTCCCTGCCTTTTCAGAGAACCTTCCACAAAAGTATCCCTAGCTACTGGATGCACGACGACCACGACCTCCTTAAGGATGACTGCTGGCCCGGGCAAACATACGGCGACCTGACGTGGGAGCAGGGGCTGAAAATCTGGCGCGAGCAGATCCCGCAATCCGAGAAACCTTACCGTACCTTCCGCTGGGGCAAGAACCTCCAGATCTGGCTGCCGGAAGGCCGTGAGTTCCGCTCTCCTAACAAAATGGAAGACGGTCCTGAAAAATCGATCCTGGGGAAAGAGCAATGGGCTTGGTTGGAAGAGACGATGAAAGCCTCGGACGCCACCTTCAAACTTTACATCTCCGCCACGCCGGTCGTAGGCCCGGACCGTGGCGGCAAGAACGACAACCACGCGAACGAGGGTTTCCACCACGAGGGCGAGCGCCTGCGGAAATTCCTCAACTCCATACCCGGCTGCTTCGTCATCAACGGCGACCGCCATTGGCAATACCACTCCGTCGATCCCGAGACCGGCCTCAACGAATTCGGCTGCGGCCCGGCCTCGGACGCCCATGCGCAAGGCTGGAACCCGAAGGACAAGCGCCCGGAGCACAGGTTCCTCCGCGTGAAGGGCGGGTTCGCCTCGATCACCGTGGACGGCAAGAAGGCCGTTTTCACCCACCACGATGTGGATGGTAAGGAAACCTACTCGACAACTTTGCAGGGACTGTGATGTTTGGGGGAAAATCTGCCTTTCCCATGACGGAATGTCACTCTAGTTTGCGGCTGCCTGCCACAACCACCAAACCCATGGAAGAATCCTTCAATTCATCGCTGCCCTCCATCGAACACCTGCGCCAGAGGGCGAAACGGCGCATGCCCGGCTTCGCTTTCGATTACCTGGAGGGCGGATGTTTCTCTGAAATCAACCTGAGGAGAAACACCGAGGAGATCCGCGAGGTGCAGCTCAGGCCGTATTATTTGCGCGATTATGCAGGTGCCTCGCAGAAAACGGAATTGTTCGGCCGCACGTATGATGCGCCGTTCGGGATCGCACCCATCGGCCTGCAGGGGCTAATGTGGCCGCGCGCAACCGAGATTCTGGCGAAAGCCGCGTTTAAGGCAAACATCCCCTTCATCCTCAGCACGGTCGGCACCGCCAGCATCGAGAAAGTCGCCGAAATCACCGAGGGCAACGCATGGTTCCAGCTTTACCATCCCGTCGAGGACGATCTCCGCGACAAGCTCCTGAAACGCGCCGAGGTCGCCGGTTTCCCGACCCTGGTGATCCTCGCCGACACGCCGACTTTCGGATACCGCCCCAAGGAAATCCGCAACGGCCTTTCGATCCCGCCGCGGATGACGATGCGGAATATTTTCCAGATGATGACCCACCCTACCTGGTCGTTTTCCCAGCTCTTCGCGGGTGCTCCGGAGTTCCAGACGATGAAACCCTACATCCCGAAAGGCCTCAGCATGAAGCACCTCGGGCTGTTCATGAACAAGACCTTCAAGGGCCGGCTGAATCCCGATAAGATCAAGGCCTTGCGCGACCGTTGGCCCGGCAAGCTTGTGATCAAGGGCGTCGTCACCACCGAGGACGCAGAGTCCGCCATCGCCTGCGGTGTCGATGGCATGATCGTCTCCAACCACGGCGGCCGCCAGCTCGATGCCGGGCAATCCACTATCAAGCCGCTCGCAGAACTCGTCCGCACGGTGGGCGACAAGACCACCCTGATGATCGACAGCGGCGTCCGCTCCGGGCCCGACGTGGCCTGTGCCCTCGCCACCGGCGCGAAGTTCGCCTTCATGGGACGGAGCTTCATGTACGGCGTCTGCGCCATGGGCAACAAGGGCGGCGAACATACCATCTTCATGCTCAAGCGCCAGCTCCAGCAAGTGATGGAGCAGATCGCCTGCGAGCGCGTGGAGGATTTCCCGAAACACCTGATCCGGGAGGATTCCTGAGCCCACCGGGAGCGCGGGTTTCCAACCCGCATCTTTCAGGTCGGCGACCGAAGATCGCCGCTACGCCTGCACCAGCACCTGATCGAAATCCTTCCACACCGGATCAATGTTCTGTGCGCGCAGCATCTCCGCGATCTGGGCGGGGCTGCGGGTGTCGTGGATCTGGAATTGCTCGGTGGCTTTTTCCTTTCCTGATTTTTCGGAAAGCTCCACGCGGCGACCCTTGACGGTGAGGTGCAGGTCGTCGGAACCGGCTCCGGTGTAACCGCCGGGCTCGGTGCGGGCACCGGCGGACATGTGGGTGACGCCGAGCGGGGCCATCGCGTCGCGGAGCGGGGCGGGCTCGCGGGTGGACAGGACGATGGCGCACTGCGGGAAGGTGATGCGGAAGGCGGTCACCAGGCGGAGCAGCGCGGCATCCGGAAGGTAGCGGTTGGGATCGGGTTCGTATTGGTAATTTCCCGCATACGGTCTCATGCGCGGGAAGGCGACGGAGAACTGCGCCTTCCAGCAGTGCTTGTAAAGGTATTCGAGGTGCGCGGCGAGCGAGAGCGCCTCGTGTTTCCAATCCGCCAGCCCGAACAGCGCGCCGATGCCGATCCTGCGGAAACCGCCCGCATACGCCCGCTCCGGGCAATCGAGCCGCCAATCGAAATTCTTCTTCGGCCCTGCCGTGTGGAGGGTCTGGTAGGTCTCGCGGTGGTAGGTTTCCTGATAGACGATGAGTCCCTCCGCGCCGTGGTTCACCAGTTCGGTGTATTGGTCGTCCTCCATCGGGCCGACCTCCAGCGCGAGCGTCGGGAAAAGCGGGATCAGGGCATCGAGGCATTTCTGGAGGTAGCCTTCGGAAACGAATTTCGGATGCTCCCCGGCGACTAGGAGGAGGTTGCGGAAGCCCTGGGCGTGGAGGTATTTCGCCTCGGTCACCACCTGATCGACGGTGAGGGTCGTCCGCAGGATCGCCGCATCGCGGGAGAAGCCGCAGTAGGAGCAGTTGTTCACGCATTCGTTGGAGACGTAGAGCGGGGCGAAAAGGCGCATCGTCTTGCCGAAATTCTGACGCGTCGCCCGTTGGCTTTTCAGCGCAAGCGTTTCGAGGGAAACCGCCTCATCCAGCAAGCCCATGAACCGCCGCATCAAC comes from Akkermansiaceae bacterium and encodes:
- a CDS encoding YbaB/EbfC family nucleoid-associated protein; translation: MNIQKLMKQAQQMQAGLAAKQEELAKREVEVSVGGDKVTVRATCAGNVLSIKIDPAVVDPSDVDFLQDLVLKGVQEAIAKGKNQAEAEMKKLTGGLGIPGM
- a CDS encoding endonuclease/exonuclease/phosphatase family protein; translation: MSTTRRAAGWVFVGASLLMHVLTVWAYASQPDSLAAFTVFPLWFWGGIGLALSVIAFCFLRAPLSLIVTAVWAVTLSVAMDEAKALSNFNHPKIAVERSVMLDGQRIIRVATVNCASFGYGDPMDDLRKWDPDIVLLQQVFPHRVKQVAENLYGGQADFRAYQTNGIVTRFEIRREVRNPASRNQQVTMRLPEGTEIEVVNIHLATAATDMRLWSSDSRSLHRQNRDLRRKELSVTLQVLEQTRPFTSTPTILGGDFNSGATDVVHRQLIRDFDDAFSVVGRGWGNTFHRRFPIHRIDHIYATRQLQPVSCGVIVSRKTDHRIVIADLRLQR
- a CDS encoding alkaline phosphatase D family protein encodes the protein MKIPTILFLLHFPCHAIGLANGVKIGEVTDTTAVLWARLTKDKQAGNRVDEWKADAPNWSVPGCGGQIRFHYYKDNDRENLSSTAWTSVDAETDFCHQVKLEGLEPDTAYAYEAQGQVDGRGDAIKGEFRTAPLSSYDKPITFTVSTCQEFELRDDMENGHRIYRSMLALKPSFFIQTGDTLYYDRKPPLAKNMELARYQWGRMYSLPFQRTFHKSIPSYWMHDDHDLLKDDCWPGQTYGDLTWEQGLKIWREQIPQSEKPYRTFRWGKNLQIWLPEGREFRSPNKMEDGPEKSILGKEQWAWLEETMKASDATFKLYISATPVVGPDRGGKNDNHANEGFHHEGERLRKFLNSIPGCFVINGDRHWQYHSVDPETGLNEFGCGPASDAHAQGWNPKDKRPEHRFLRVKGGFASITVDGKKAVFTHHDVDGKETYSTTLQGL
- a CDS encoding alpha-hydroxy-acid oxidizing protein, which gives rise to MEESFNSSLPSIEHLRQRAKRRMPGFAFDYLEGGCFSEINLRRNTEEIREVQLRPYYLRDYAGASQKTELFGRTYDAPFGIAPIGLQGLMWPRATEILAKAAFKANIPFILSTVGTASIEKVAEITEGNAWFQLYHPVEDDLRDKLLKRAEVAGFPTLVILADTPTFGYRPKEIRNGLSIPPRMTMRNIFQMMTHPTWSFSQLFAGAPEFQTMKPYIPKGLSMKHLGLFMNKTFKGRLNPDKIKALRDRWPGKLVIKGVVTTEDAESAIACGVDGMIVSNHGGRQLDAGQSTIKPLAELVRTVGDKTTLMIDSGVRSGPDVACALATGAKFAFMGRSFMYGVCAMGNKGGEHTIFMLKRQLQQVMEQIACERVEDFPKHLIREDS
- the thiH gene encoding 2-iminoacetate synthase ThiH, coding for MPFSAEYPRLLESPTPLMRRFMGLLDEAVSLETLALKSQRATRQNFGKTMRLFAPLYVSNECVNNCSYCGFSRDAAILRTTLTVDQVVTEAKYLHAQGFRNLLLVAGEHPKFVSEGYLQKCLDALIPLFPTLALEVGPMEDDQYTELVNHGAEGLIVYQETYHRETYQTLHTAGPKKNFDWRLDCPERAYAGGFRRIGIGALFGLADWKHEALSLAAHLEYLYKHCWKAQFSVAFPRMRPYAGNYQYEPDPNRYLPDAALLRLVTAFRITFPQCAIVLSTREPAPLRDAMAPLGVTHMSAGARTEPGGYTGAGSDDLHLTVKGRRVELSEKSGKEKATEQFQIHDTRSPAQIAEMLRAQNIDPVWKDFDQVLVQA